In Odontesthes bonariensis isolate fOdoBon6 chromosome 20, fOdoBon6.hap1, whole genome shotgun sequence, a genomic segment contains:
- the LOC142369678 gene encoding glutathione hydrolase 5 proenzyme-like — translation MARSKARVYTCCALMLLFLIARIVSTAVPVRRKCQDGTFSKAAVAADSKKCSEIGREMLQRGGSAVDGAIAALLCTSIMNPQSMGIGGGCMFTVMDSSGEVKIIISRETAPSKVKSDLLKSCPKTYQPETGSQWIGVPGEIRGYEKAHRLYGKLPWASLFQPTIQLAREGFPIPPVLGLYIQNIDLSETQPLQKLFSDANGNLLKTGDIVKFEKLADTLEMIANHGADIFYTGRIAEDLIRDIQEQGFALTLQDLASYKVTVTDAWVVPLGEYQMYIPPPPAGGILLSLILNIMKGYPLNSAPLTVEQKTWFYHRYIEAFKISNGLKKDIRNPQCASEKMAKKFTEDIFASHIRSLISSNRTHDPRCYDISPYVDSLGTTHVSVLAEDGSAASVTSTINRVFGSMFVSPSTGVILNNQLLDFCGRVERIFPGERPPSSMSPAVLRSQSKTLVIGSSGGSMITTAMASTLINHLWFGKSLKDSIAVPVVFVNSTNAVKFEPGFDEHVIEALKALGHNREPALKFLNVVNAVEKVDGCICAVSDARKLGEAAGY, via the exons ATGGCGAGGTCAAAGGCGAGGGTGTATACTTGTTGCGCGTTGATGCTGCTCTTCTTGATTGCCAGAATTGTGAGTACAGCTGTCCCTGTGAGGCGCAAGTGTCAAGATGGAACTTTCTCAAAAGCTGCGGTGGCTGCAGACTCAAAGAAATGTTCGGAGATCGGAAG GGAGATGCTTCAGAGAGGGGGCTCCGCTGTAGATGGCGCTATTGCTGCGCTGCTGTGCACCTCCATCATGAACCCGCAGAGCATGGGAATCGGAGGAGGCTGCATGTTCACAGTGATGGACAGCTCTG GTGAAGTGAAAATCATCATCTCCAGAGAGACGGCACCCTCCAAGGTGAAATCTGACCTGCTGAAATCCTGTCCCAAGACTTACCAACCCGAGACAG GGAGCCAATGGATTGGGGTTCCAGGGGAAATTCGGGGTTACGAAAAGGCACACAGGCTTTATGGAAAGTTGCCGTGGGCCTCCCTCTTTCAGCCAACCATCCAGCTGGCCAGAGAAGGATTCCCCATTCCTCCAGTCCTAGGTCTATATATCCAGAATATTGACTTGAGCGAGACCCAGCCCCTACA GAAGTTGTTTTCAGATGCAAACGGGAACTTGTTAAAGACGGGAGACATTGTGAAATTTGAGAAACTAGCCGATACTTTGGAGATGATTGCTAACCACGGAGCGGACATCTTTTACACTGGAAGAATAGCAGAGGATTTAATCCGTGATATACAGGAGCAAGG ttttgcacTCACGCTGCAAGACTTGGCATCGTATAAAGTTACAGTGACCGATGCGTGGGTTGTTCCTTTGGGAGAGTACCAGATGTACATCCCCCCACCCCCCGCAGGAGGAATCCTCCTCAGCCTCATCCTCAACATCATGAAAG gATATCCGTTGAATTCGGCTCCTCTGACTGTTGAACAGAAGACATGGTTTTATCACCGTTATATTGAGGCTTTTAAAATTTCCAATGGACTCAAGAAGGACATAAGGAATCCTCAGTGTGCCTCAGAGAAA ATGGCAAAGAAGTTCACAGAGGATATATTTGCCAGCCACATACGGAGTTTGATCAGCAGCAACAGGACACATGATCCTCGGTGTTACGATATCAGCCCATATGTGGACAGCTTGGGCACCACACATGTGTCTGTGCTGGCTGAAGATGGATCTGCTGCATCCGTCACCAGCACCATCAACCGCGT ATTTGGTTCCATGTTCGTCTCTCCGAGCACTGGAGTAATCCTCAACAACCAGCTGTTGGACTTCTGTGGAAGAGTTGAACGCATCTTTCCTG GGGAGCGGCCTCCCTCCTCCATGAGTCCCGCTGTGCTGAGGTCTCAGTCAAAGACGCTGGTGATTGGATCGTCTGGTGGGAGTATGATCACGACTGCGATGGCTTCA ACGCTCATCAATCACCTTTGGTTTGGAAAGAGCCTGAAGGATTCAATTGCTGTTCCTGTTGTTTTTGTAAACTCTACAAATGCTGTGAAGTTTGAACCCGGCTTTGATGAG CATGTAATTGAGGCTCTTAAAGCTCTTGGACACAATCGCGAACCGGCCCTAAAATTCTTAAACGTGGTAAATGCTGTGGAAAAGGTGGATGGCTGCATCTGTGCAGTGTCTGATGCCAGGAAACTGGGAGAAGCAGCCGGTTACTGA